TGTATTCGAACGACAACGATATGGGGAAGGCAGATAAATTTATCCAGGAAGCTGTCACTACCGATAAGCAAAATGGTAATTTTTTTGACCTGCCAATAGATCTGGCAGTCTATGCTCAGATCCATAAAAAGAGCGGTGAACGGTCAAGAGCAAGAGAGGCTTTACGTGAGGCCATTGGTATTTGTGAAGAATGCGGTCGAGATGGCTGGGCAGAAAAATACGAAAATGAATTGGCATCTCTTTGAGAAAGTTGCAGGAGTTCGGACCGCGATATGTTATTGAATTTATAGAGCTTGGTAGATGACATATCGAGTTTAAAAAATTGCTGGAGGACTCGATGAAATGCCCTCATTGCCAGACTGAGAATCCTGATGAGGCTAATTTTTGCGGCAAATGCGGAACAAAGCTCGTACTAATTTGTCCTCAATGTGGATTTGAAAATTCACCGGGTAATGTTTTCTGTAATGAATGCGGCTACAACTTGTCCGCCCCTTCAGAAACAATCCCGCATGAGCAAAAAGAACCCCTTCCTGAATCCCAAGGCGAACGCAAATACGTGACCGTTCTCTTTTCCGATTTGTCCGGGTACACCGCAATGTCCGAACGGCTGGACCCTGAGGACGTCAAGGAGATCACCACCCGGATCTTCGGAGAAGCGGCTAAGATTATCGATAAATACGCGGGGTTTGTGGAGAAGTATGCGGGCGATGCCATTATGGCCCTGTTCGGAGTGCCTGAAGCCCACGAGGACGATCCAATAAGGGCTATCCGGGCAGCCCGCGAGATTCACGGGATGGTGGAGAGCATCAGTCCTGAAGTAGAGGAGCGGATCGGCCGGCCGCTTACGATGCACACCGGAATCAACACCGGACTGGTGGTCACCGGCGATGTGGACCTGGAGAAAGGGACCCATGGGGTGGCCGGGGATACCATCAATGTGGCCGCCAGGCTGAGTTCTCTCGCAGAGGCCGATGGGATCCTGGTGGGGAAGAGGACCTTTCAGCAGACCGAAGGGTATTTCCAGTTTCAACAGGTGGAGCCTGTCATAGTCAAGGGTAGGGACGAGCCGGTTCAAAGCTACCGGGTGGTCTCTCTGAGGGAAGAACCCGTCACTCTCCATCATCTCTCAGGTCTAAAGGCTGAGCTTATCGGCAGGAAAGCGGAGGTGGCAGAGCTTAGAGAAGCCGTTAATCTGCTACGGGAGGGTAAAGGCCGAATATTTTCTATCTGCGGGGATGCGGGTACCGGGAAAAGCCGGCTGGTCCAGGAGTTTCGAGAATCTCTGGCCCCCGGTCAAATACAGTGGCTGGAGGCGCATGCGTATGCGTACACGCAGAACGTACCTTACTATCCCTTGATGGATCTTTTTAACCGGATCTTTGGGATTGAGGAAGCAGACCGTCCCGAGAGGATTAAAGAAAAGATCGAATCCGCCCTCCAGGATCTGATCGGGGAAAGAGAGGATCTGATTCCCTATGTGGGGAGCCTCTACTCCCTCAGCTACCCGGAGGTGGAGGAGGTCAGTCCCGAGTTCTGGAAGGCAAGGCTTCAGGAGGCGGTAAAAGACATCCTTTCCGCCCTGGCGC
Above is a genomic segment from Deltaproteobacteria bacterium containing:
- a CDS encoding AAA family ATPase — encoded protein: MKCPHCQTENPDEANFCGKCGTKLVLICPQCGFENSPGNVFCNECGYNLSAPSETIPHEQKEPLPESQGERKYVTVLFSDLSGYTAMSERLDPEDVKEITTRIFGEAAKIIDKYAGFVEKYAGDAIMALFGVPEAHEDDPIRAIRAAREIHGMVESISPEVEERIGRPLTMHTGINTGLVVTGDVDLEKGTHGVAGDTINVAARLSSLAEADGILVGKRTFQQTEGYFQFQQVEPVIVKGRDEPVQSYRVVSLREEPVTLHHLSGLKAELIGRKAEVAELREAVNLLREGKGRIFSICGDAGTGKSRLVQEFRESLAPGQIQWLEAHAYAYTQNVPYYPLMDLFNRIFGIEEADRPERIKEKIESALQDLIGEREDLIPYVGSLYSLSYPEVEEVSPEFWKARLQEAVKDILSALALKGPTIFFLEDLHWADPSFVELLRTTLQEVRHPAVVLCVYRPSFTLFTSHQLEGLKGFYREIRLQDLSASEALDMLESLLQTDQVPSELGHFVRDKAEGNPFYLEELINSLIESDTLVKDNGTWRLTGPITESSISSSINGIITGRLDRLEREAKRVLQEASVIGRSFLYDILKRITELEGEFDQCLVGLERLDLIRTRSMQPELEYIFKHALTQEVVYNGLLKKERREIHERIGQVIESLFHDRLPEFYEALAYHYKQGESALKALDYLMKAGEKATKRYALEDAHRCYEEAYEVLGSKSGRTGEEHCLLLDLVLQWALVFYYRGDYKGLSDLLSNHRDLAESVGDRSRLGMFYSWVGTTLYYRGNHCCPVYFIMISIGYDFTCSSTCKFASKI